A stretch of DNA from Rathayibacter sp. VKM Ac-2762:
TTCTTGTCGGCCTCCAGGGTCGCCAGACGCTCGAGCAGAGCTCCGGTGTCGACGCCGGCTCCGAGGCGGAGGCGGAGGCGCGCGCCGGCCTGGTCGATCAGGTCGATCGCCTTGTCGGGCAGCACGCGGTCGGTGAGGTACCGGGCCGAGAGCTCGACGGAGGCGCGCAGGGCCTCGTCCGTGAAGCGCACGCGGTGGTGCTCCTCGTAGGCGGGGCGCAGGCCGTGCAGGATGGCGACCGCGTCCTCGATGCCGGGCTCGCCGACGCGGACCGGCTGGAAGCGCCGCTCCAGTGCCGGGTCCTTCTCGATGGTGCGGTACTCCTTGAGCGTGGTGGCGCCGACGAGGTGCAGCTCGCCTCGGGCCAGACGCGGCTTGAGGATGTTGCCCGCGTCCATGCCGCCCTCGCCGCCGCCGCCCGCACCGACGACGGTGTGGACCTCGTCGATGAAGACGATCAGCTCGCCGGAGTGCGCCGCGATCTCGTCCATGGTGCCGGTGAGGCGCTCCTCGAAGTCGCCGCGGTAGCGGGTGCCCGCCAGCATGCCGGGGAGGTCGAGCGAGATCACGCGCTTGCCGCGCAGCTGCTCGGGGACCTCCTCCGCCACGATCGCGCGGGCCAGGCCCTCGACGATCGCGGTCTTGCCGACGCCGGCCTCGCCGACGAGCACCGGGTTGTTCTTGGTACGGCGGCTGAGGATCTCGACGGTCTGCTCGATCTCGTCGGCGCGCCCGATGACCGGGTCGAGCCGGCCCTCGCGGGCGAGAGCGGTGAGGTCGGTGCCGAACTTGTCGAGCAGCGGAGTGTCGGAGGCGGGCTGTCCCGCCTCCTGCTGCCGCGGGGCCTCGGTCTCGCGCATGCCCTGGGTGAGGGCCTCGGCGGTGACGCCGGCGCGGGCGAGGACCTGCCCGGCGGGGGCGTCCTGGCCGAGCACGAGCGCGAAGAAGAGGTGCTCGGGCTCGATGTAGGTCGAACCGCTGGAGCGGGCGACCTGGTAGGCGTGGAACAGCGCGCGCTGCGCGCTGGGGGTGATGGTGGCCGCGTTCTGCGAGGCGTGGGCCTCGTCGGCCTGCGGGAGGCGCGCCTCCGCGGCGGTGGCGATGGCGGCGGGGTCGACGCCGATGCGGCGCACGGCCTGCGAGACGGTCTCGTCGTCGATGAGCACGCGGAGCACGTGCAGGGCGTCGAGCTCGGTCTGGCCGCGCTCGAGGGCGAAGCGTCCTGCGGACTGCAGGATGTCGCGGGTACGGGCGGTGAGGAATCGGCTGAGGTCGATCGACCGCGCCGCGCGGGCGCGCTCACCGTCGAGGTAGCGGGCGAGGAAGTCGTCGAACGAGCTCGCTCCGGCCTCGCTGTAGTTGTCGGGCACCTGTCCTCCTGAGGAAGTTGAGTCGGTTACGCTCAAGTTCAACGCAGGGGTGCCGTTCCTATTCCCGCCCCTCCCCCGCGAGATGCCGCTTCGGTCCACGGCACACCGCGGCGGGCGTTCCGACCGGCGTCTCGCGGGGACGGGAAGAGGCACGGACTCCGGGGAGTCCGTGCCTCTCTGCGCCGACGCGCATTTCCTCCGGGGTGGGAGCTCTAGGGGACGAGGTAGCCCGCCGCGCGGAACAGCTCGTACCACTCCGGCCGCGTGAGCGGCAGATCGGAGCCGAGGGCCGCATCGCGCACGCGCTGCTCGTTGGTCGTGCCGAGCACGACCTGCATGCCCGCCGGGTGGCGGGTGATCCAGGCGGTGGCCACGGCGATCGCCGGGACCTCGTAGGTCGCTGCGAGCCGGTCGATGACGGCGTTCAGCTCGGGGTAGGCCGGGTTGTCGAGGAAGACGCCGGTGAAGAACCCCGCCTGGAAGGGCGACCAGGCCTGGACGGTGATGTCGTTCAGGCGGCAGTAGTCGAGGATGCCGGCGTCGCGCATGACGGACTGGTCCTCGCCGACCATGTTGGAGGCGACACCCTGCGCGATCAGCGGCGCATGAGTGATCGAGAGCTGCAGCTGGTTCGCCACGATCGGCTGGTTCAGCGACTTCTTCAGCAGCTCGATCTGGTACGGCGTCTGGTTCGAGACGCCGAAGTGCTTCACCTTGCCGGACGCGTGCAGCTCGTCGAACGCGCGGGCCACCTCGTCGGGCTCGACGAGCGCGTCGGGCCGGTGCAGGAGCAGCACGTCGACGTAGTCGGTGCGCAGCGCCTTCAGCGAGCCCTCGACCGAGGCGATGAGGTGCTCGTACGAGAAGTCGAAGTAGGGGCCGTCCGGGACGATGCCCGCCTTGGTCTGCAGGACGACCTGCTCACGCTCCGACGGGGTGAGCGCCATCGCCTCGGCGAAGCGCTCCTCGCAGCGGTGCAGCTCGCCGCCGTACACGTCGGCGTGGTCGAAGAAGTCGATGCCGGAGTCGCGGGCGGCGCCGACGAGGCCGCGGATCGCCTCGTCGCTCATCTCGGGGATGCGCATGAGGCCGAGGACGACGTTCGGGGAGTCGACACCGGAGGTGCCGAGGGGGACGTGCTTCACAGGGAGTGCTCCTTCGTTGGATACCTCGTCCACGCTAGGCGCCCCGCCTGGGCGCCGTCCAACAGGGGGTGCTGGTGCGATTCATCCGGTGGAGTGGTGAATCGGCGGAGTGGTCGGCTGGGCGGCGGTGCACCCCGTGCTCGACGGCTTCCCCCGGGTGCTGATGCGCCTGGCCCTCTGAGGCGCGCACGACGGCCGCTCCGGCCCCGCTCCGCGAGACACCGACGTGCCGCGCGAGGCGCCGCCGACAGGACGGCGCCTCGGCGACAGGGCGGCGCCTCGCCGTGTGCGGTGACCCGGCGCCCGCCCGCCGCCCGGAGACGAGGAACGGCCCCTCACCCGCGAGGGGAGGGGCCGTTCGCCGTGGAGGCCGGGACGTGGTGTCGACGCCTAGAAGTCCCAGTCCTCGTCCTCGGTGTTCACGGCCTTGCCGATCACGTAGGAGGAGCCGGAGCCCGAGAAGAAGTCGTGGTTCTCGTCCGCGTTGGGCGAGAGGGCCGACAGGATCGCGGGGTTCACATCGGTGACCTGCTTGGGGAACATCGGCTCGTAGCCGAGGTTCATCAGCGCCTTGTTGGCGTTGTAGTGCAGGAACTTCTTGACGTCCTCGGTCAGGCCGAGCTGGTCGTAGAGGTCCTGCGTGTACTGCGCCTCGTTGTCGTAGAGCTCGTAGAGCAGCGAGAACGTGTAGTCCTTG
This window harbors:
- a CDS encoding ATP-dependent Clp protease ATP-binding subunit — translated: MPDNYSEAGASSFDDFLARYLDGERARAARSIDLSRFLTARTRDILQSAGRFALERGQTELDALHVLRVLIDDETVSQAVRRIGVDPAAIATAAEARLPQADEAHASQNAATITPSAQRALFHAYQVARSSGSTYIEPEHLFFALVLGQDAPAGQVLARAGVTAEALTQGMRETEAPRQQEAGQPASDTPLLDKFGTDLTALAREGRLDPVIGRADEIEQTVEILSRRTKNNPVLVGEAGVGKTAIVEGLARAIVAEEVPEQLRGKRVISLDLPGMLAGTRYRGDFEERLTGTMDEIAAHSGELIVFIDEVHTVVGAGGGGEGGMDAGNILKPRLARGELHLVGATTLKEYRTIEKDPALERRFQPVRVGEPGIEDAVAILHGLRPAYEEHHRVRFTDEALRASVELSARYLTDRVLPDKAIDLIDQAGARLRLRLGAGVDTGALLERLATLEADKNAAVSAEHYEEASRVRDEISAVQADLDAATGSAPAEAVVGETEIAAVIARATGIPVSRLTEGERERLAHLETELHQRVIGQDDAVTAVARAVRRSRTGLGDSSRPVGSFLFLGPTGVGKTELARTLAGSLFADEQSVIRFDMSEFGERHTVSRLVGAPPGYVGYDEAGQLTERVRRNPYSVVLFDEIEKAHPDVFNLLLQVLDDGRLTDGQGRTVDFRNTVIIMTSNLGSEFLASRSGALGFVAQSDASAEGFASEKDLRDRVMGRLREAMRPEFLNRIDEIVLFRRLGREQLREIVGIVLDTTRSRLAPREVTLEVTEAAVDWLAENGYEPQYGARPLRRLVQRSIDDRIADLFVSGEVSDGGAVRVDAVGGELLVTSAAALPLAA
- a CDS encoding aldo/keto reductase is translated as MKHVPLGTSGVDSPNVVLGLMRIPEMSDEAIRGLVGAARDSGIDFFDHADVYGGELHRCEERFAEAMALTPSEREQVVLQTKAGIVPDGPYFDFSYEHLIASVEGSLKALRTDYVDVLLLHRPDALVEPDEVARAFDELHASGKVKHFGVSNQTPYQIELLKKSLNQPIVANQLQLSITHAPLIAQGVASNMVGEDQSVMRDAGILDYCRLNDITVQAWSPFQAGFFTGVFLDNPAYPELNAVIDRLAATYEVPAIAVATAWITRHPAGMQVVLGTTNEQRVRDAALGSDLPLTRPEWYELFRAAGYLVP